TCTGATTTTCAACTCTGGTTTCAAAAGCCTCTTCTACTATTTTTACAGAATTACTGTCTTTACAACCTATAACAGCTATTTCCTCTGCCGTGGCCCCACTGCTGACATAAATACTGTAATCTGTTATTTCTGCTTCTTCCACCTCATATATATTTTTAGCCGTATCTAAATCTATTTCTGAAAGTTCATCTTCATAAGTTATTTCTGTCACTAAATTTGTACCAAGTTGTTTCACATCAACAGCTACATTTTCATTTTTTTTACAACCTGAACTTGTTATAACTATTATACCCATTAACATAATACCAGACAATAATTTTACAAATTTTTTACAACGTTTCATTTTATTTTCCTCCTCTAATTGTTTTTTATTCTTTTATTTAATCGTATTTTTCATTAAGAACTCTTTTAAAATCAGACAGTATTGCTTATTTAAGTGGATTCCATCCTTAGATGCATCTGCATATAAACTTCCGTCTTTATCTGTTAATACCTCATTGACATCCAGATAATATATTTTTTTGTCTTCCGCCATCTTTTTTATTAACTTGTTCCGACTGTTTATAATCTTATTTGTATAGATTTTATCTGCATCCGATTTTTCTTTGGTAACGTGGATAATACTTTCTATTACTATTTTTGCTTTGGGTTGTATCTGTTGTATATCATCAATTAATTTGCTATATTTTTCTATAAAGATAGAATCATATACCCATCCCAATTCATTTACTCCTAGCATGATATAGATTTTACCAAATGTTTTTCCTTTTAGTGCTTCCAGAATAGTTACATTTTTTCCCTTCTGCTTAATGGGCGTCTTTTCGTAAATATTATTGACATCTATACCTTTATCGGCAAAGAATGTTGCATTGTTTAGACCGGAATACATCTCAAATCCAGCTGTCCTTGAATCGCCGATAAAGAGCACATCATCAAAATATGACTCATCCGCTTCATAAAATTCTGTGCCTGTATCCTCTCCTACAACCTCTTCTTTATTGTCTTCGTCTTTGCCATCTTCTCCTTTTTCATCTTCCCCTTTGCCGTCTTTCCCTTTGCCGTCTTTCCCTTTGCCGTCTTCTTCCTTGTTGGTACTCTCAGTCTCTTTATCTACATCTCCCTGAGGACTATTTTTCCCGGTATCTAAAGGATCTTCTCCATTTCCGCTTTCCTGATTCGGTTCATACTCTAAAGTAGGTTCTTTAGCGGCATTTTCATCTATATGATTCTCAATACCCGGTATACCACTTGGTCCAGGCGAAGTGTTCTGATTTCCTTTCTTTGACATCCAATACATTCCGCCTAAGATTATAGCAGCCATTAGAAGCAGCATACCTACAGCAATTATTATTCGCCTGCGAAGTTCTCTGCGCCGTCTTCGTTTTTTCCATACTCGTCTTCTTATCTTCATATCCATAATAGAAGTTCCCTGTCTCTTTCTTACTGTTTGTTTATACGATATACATTATTATCTGACATGAAGGTATCAAAGTTATATAACACTAAAACCTCATTGATTTTATTATCCTGTATCAAGGTGTGAATGGCTCCTGTATAATATCTTAAATCCACTACATATATTTCATCAAAATGATAGGTCAGGTATGGAATAAAACTATTTGCATAAGAATCTTTTATCACCAGAAGTTTTTTCTCTACCTTATCAGATGCCTTAGCTTCTTTTGAACGTATAATTGTTAATGGATTATTTCCATATAAAAACATACTATATTTATCATGAGTCTCTGCTTTTTCTATATCATATAAAGAAGATTTCTGTTCCTTGTCTATTATCATAGTTTCAATTGGTATCTCATAATAGGTTATGGTGTCGGGAGCAATTCCCTTACCCTTATACTTTGAGTAATAAGTACCGTAAAAATCCGGTATCTCGATGGATTTTAACTCCTGTTTTGTAATAGGTTTAAGTCCTCTTGCTCTGCAATATGCCTCGTAGCCGTAATATGCCCCAAGAGTGGTCCAATGATGATCCGTGCGGTAATAAATATATTCATTCCTATGCTCGTTTAGCGTTTTAAACATATCAATGCTGTCAAGATCCATATCTATTATTTCTGCATAGAAGGCGTTCATTGCTTCTTCCTGATTAAAATTTGGCATAATCTCAGGAACCTCCTGACTCAGAACTGCATAAGAATTAGGGACAAGTGCAATTTGAACTGGTATATCTATCTGTCTGGTAAACTTTATTAGCTCCTGCTTGTTTTTCTCAAACTGCTTATTTATTGTAATCTGTTTATCAAACAAGTATCCGTTCTTCCCCTTTATAATACCATTGTTCTCTGATTTACCAATAGCTGCCTCTGAGGCTGCCTTAAGATTAACCCATTCATTCCTGAATGGAAACTGTTCATTCAAATAGGTTTCATACTCCGTTTCAAAACTGGTATCTAATATCTTTTTTAAAGTCAGTTGTGGTTTTGCAGTTAGATATCGGTTTTCTAGAACAGAAAATTCTGTATCTTTTTTTATTATTCCTAGAAGCATGACCCCAAACACAAAAAAGGAGAATATACCTATAAATGGATATTTTATTAATTTTTTCATCATTGGATTCCCTTCTTCAAAATTCCATGTACTAAATCACGCTTGTTCTAAAATCTAAAATATAAGAATGGATTGTAGGAAGCATCCACCAAATATGCCACTGACAATAACAGAATCAGCGTCAATATAATGTTTGCTATACAACCTTTTTTGTGTTTTTCAAACCATCTTCGAAACACAGGCATCGATAAAAATATACCCATGCTTATAATTGCCAGGTAGTTCTTAAGATAATACAGGAAAAGCTTCCCTCCTGCCTCAATCTGAAAGGAAAAGGCACTTCTCATAAACTGACCCAATTCATTAAAATCAGTAATAGCAAAAATCATCCAACCGATACACACTAGTAAGAGCGTATAAACTCTGGATATAACTGCACTCTTATCCAACCATTTTTTTAAAAATAGCTTTTCTATGAGCAAAAGTATAAAGAAATATATTCCCCAAAGTATAAAGTTCCAACTGGCTCCGTGCCATAAACCAGTAATACTCCATACAAGAAATAAATTTATAAAAGTACATAACCTTCCCTTGCGGCTGCCCCCAAGAGGTATATAAATATAATCTCTAAACCAACTGCTTAAGGTTATATGCCAGCGTCTCCAGAATTCAGTGATAGATTTTGATATATAAGGATAGTTAAAATTTATAGGAAATTGAAAGCCCATCATTTTACCAAGACCGATGGCCATTAATGAATATCCGCTAAAATCAAAATAAATCTGTAAGGTATACGCAATGATACCAAGCCATGCCAAGGGCATAGATAGATTGGAATAACCTAAACTCCCAAGCTCCTCCCAAAGCTTACCAACATTATTTGCGATTAAAACCTTTGCTCCAAGTCCCAGAACAAATATTTTTAAACCCTCCTCAATTTGTTCAAGGGTACTGCTTCTGCTCTTTAATTCTGCTGCTATATCTTTATAAACCACAATTGGCCCGGCAATAAGCTGTGGAAATAAGGACAAGTATACTCCCAGATTAATAAAGGAGCCTTCTGCCTTGATATCCCTTCTATACACATCTATGACATAGGAAATAATCTGAAAAGTATAAAAGCTGATTCCCAAAGGGAGGGTAATATCTAAAGTAGTCATGTCCAGATGCAGCACTTGGTTTATATTTTCTATTATAAAATTGGCATACTTAAAAAGCAGCAGTGTCCCAACATTATAAAGCAGCGATAGTAGAAATACCGCTTTCCTTTTTTTCAAATGATTCTTTATTTTACTGTCATCATAATGTTCTATTAATCTTCCGCTGATATAATTTATGCTGATAGAAGTAAAGATTAAAACCAGAAATCTTGGCTCACCCCATCCATAAAAGATTATGCTCGCGATGAACAAAAAAGAATTTCTCCATTTAACCGGTAATATATAATAAATTAAGAAGAATATAGGCATAAATTGAAATAGAAATAATAAACTGCTAAATAACATGTATTTTCTCCTTTTGTCACTTCTAAACGACAAGAAATACTATATCATATTCCCGGTTTCCAATGGTTACTTTTATATTAATTGTTATTACGTTAATTTTAATTATTTATAAAGATTGCTAAGTATTTGTTAACAAATTATCATACAGTAAATTTATGATAATTATGGCTTGTTTTTGCAAATTAATTACCATATACTTGTTATAACGGATTGATACAATCATCCGTCCGTATATTGTTTTTATACGTGTACAAGTGCGTGCAATCAAGTTTGCACTCGAGCACAGATGGGAGCCAATATGAAAAAATATGTTGTAATTAGTGGAGCCTCCAGAGGTTTAGGCTTTTATCTGGCACAAAAATATTTAGAAGACGGTCACATTGTTTTTGCCGGTGCCAGAGAAGAATATCCTATAAAATTAATCGAATTAAAAAAGACTTATCCGAATTCTCTTATTTTGCTGCAAATGGACGTTACTGATACCACATCCATAGAAAATGCTACTAGAAAAACATTGGAATTTACTGATAAAATTGACGTTCTAATTAATAATGCGGGAATTCATAGTGAATCCTCTTTTGAAGTTTTAGAAAAAACCAATCTGGATGACTGTCTTTCCGTATATGATGTAAATAGTATAGGCCCACTCCGAACGGTAAAGGCATTTTTACCTTTGCTCCGAAATGGTTCTCACTCCAAGGTAATAAACATATCCTCAGAAAGCGGAAGTATCGGTTCATGCCAAAGAGAAAAGGAATTTGACTACTGTATGTCTAAGGCTGCTTTAAATATGGGCAGTAAGTTGTTATTCAATTATTTAAAAAAGGATGCTATTGGGGTACTTGCAATACAACCCGGCTGGATGCGTACCGATATGGGCGGTCAAAAGGCAGATTTAGACCCCTATGAAACTGCCTGTAAACTGGTAAGTCTTTTTAACCGTATAGAAGACATAAATCATCCTATCTTCATTGATAATGAGGGCAATTCCCTGCGTTGGTAATCCGAAAGGGCTCTCATTGCTTGCCTACCCCCTGTCAGTATGTAATATTGTTCACAAAACAAACACCCCGGCTGTACATTTCTTGTCCTTTAGACAATATGCTGTTTTTTAGACAAATCTCCAACACTTTTTTTACACTTACTATGGACTCAACAGTTCTTACCGACTCTTCATTTATCCTAGTATCACACTGTTCCTTATCATGAAAAACTATAATTTATCACCCCTTTTTTTTGCTTTTTAGCATAGTTATTTTTTGTTATTTACATTTTTTTCTGCTTTTATTTTACTCCTAATCCTCCCCCCCTATATTCCTCTCACTCCATCCTCTAGCACTTTCTTTTCTATTGGCTGCTCCTTCCATATCTTGTTTCCACTTATAAGAGCTTCCACCTCTTCCCCTATTTTCCAACCTTTCCAGTAATCATACATAGCTTCAGATGCATATGTATTATACAATGAGTTTATGAAAATGAGACAACTAATAACCCCAATTTAAGGAGGTACTTATGAAAAGATTACAAAAAGCGGGTGTTGTTATAGCGGCTGCTTTCTTATCCATTACACTGAGCTCACAATCAGCGATGGCAGCAAGCTATACAATCCAGCCTAAGGACTCTCTATATAAGATAAGTGTCTTATTTAAAACCACAGTGAGTACGCTTAAAAAAAACAATAACCTAAAATCCAACAACATTAAACCCGGACAAAAATTAAAGCTTAATGCAAAAACTTATACGGTAAAAAAAGGGGATACCTTAAACAAAATTGCCAAAAAACATAAGATAACCTTAGCAAATTTAAAGAAAGCAAACAACAAAAAAAGTAATTTGATAAAACCCGGTCAGAAGCTTCTTTTGCCGGGAATAAAGACTTCCGCCAAAACTACTACTACTGCTTCAACCATGTCATTGCAATCAACTGCTGCTCAGAGTAAGGCAGCTACGACTTCTACCTCGGCAGCTACGACTTCTACCTCGGCAGCTAAGACTTCTGCCTCTTCAAATGATGTTATATCTTATACCTCAGCAGAACTTGACCTGTTGGCAAGATTGATAACTGCAGAAGCCACTGGACAGCCTTATAATGCCATGGTGGGAATAGGTGGTGTAGTCGTTAACCGAGTTCAGAGCAAGGAATGGCCCGATTCAATCAGTAAGGTAATCAATCATATAGCCGGAGGCTATTATCAGTTTACACCAGTTAAAAATGGATATATTAAAAAACCTGCTTCTGCTATATCCATTAAAGCTGCAAAAGCTGCCCTAAAAGGCAGTGACCCGTCAAACGGTGCCATGTTCTATTTTGATGACAGCTCCACCAATGACTGGCTATGGTCAAAACCCATAACCGCAAGATACGGTGCAATGGTCTTTGTGAAGTAAACATCTATAATCTAGCGTTTTTATAATAATGGTTTTTAATATTATAGAAATGTATATAGGTAAAGAGGCTGTTACAAGTTTAAGCTAACTTATGTTTTTGAAAGAATTCCAGATTTAATCTTTCAAAGTTAAGTTTTACTTAAAACAGTAACAGCCTTTTTATATTTATAGAAGTTTTAATATGGGATTCGTTAAATAGTACCTGTTGTATTTTAATAGGTAAAGTGGGGTTGCTATTGTAATTATAAATACTTAGATACTGCCTACTAAATCAATTCCCGGAGTTAGGGTTTTTTCACCTGGTTTCCATCTGGCTGGGCATACCTGATCACCATGTTCTGCAACAAATTGTGCAGCCTGTACTTTTCGGAATAATTCTTCAGCATTTCTGCCGATATTTCCGGCGGTTATTTCATAAGCTACAATCTTTCCTTCCGGGTTAACAATAAAGCTTCCCCGTTCAGACAGACCGACTTCCTCAATCATGACTTCAAAATCCCTTGCCAGTGCTCCGGTTGGATCTGCAAGCATAGGATATTGAATCTTTTGTATCGTTTTAGAAGCATCATGCCATGCTTTGTGTACAAAATGAGTATCACAGGATACGGAATACACTTCACAGCCTGCTTTTTTAAAATCAACATATTTTTCAGCCAAATCTTCTAATTCTGTAGGGCATACAAAAGTAAAATCAGCCGGGTAAAAGAAAAATACGGACCATTTTCCGAGAATACTGTCTTTTGTTATTTCTTTAAAATCTTTTTCCACATAAGCTTGTACTCTAAAATCTTTTACTTCTTTTCCTATTAATGACATAGATTCCTCCTTAACTTTCTCTTTTTAGAAAGGTAATTACGATATGCCTTGAAAATTATCTATCTCTTAACATTGAAAGCCTGAAAGCCAGGATATTTTGCCGCAGCACCTAATTCCTCCTCGATTCTTAACAGCTGATTGTATTTTGCAACACGTTCACTTCTGCTTGGTGCACCAGTTTTAATCTGGCAGGTATTAAGTGCAACGGCCAAATCAGCAATGGTCGTATCCTCAGTTTCACCAGAACGGTGAGAGGATATTGCTGTATAGCCTGCTTTATGGGCCAGTTTTATTGCATCTAGAGTTTCGGATACAGATCCAATCTGGTTTAACTTAATTAATATGGAATTGCCGCAGCCAAGTTCAATTCCTTTTTTAAGACGTTCTGTATTAGTTACAAATAAATCATCTCCAACCAACTGAACCTTATCTCCTAATTCTTTTGTTAGCAGCTTCCAGCCATCCCAGTCTTCCTCATCCAAAGCATCCTCGATGGAGTAGATAGGGTATTTTTCACACAGGTTCTTCCAATGAGCGATTAATTCCTGTGAAGTATATTCTTTTCCGCTTTTCGGTAATATATACTCGCCTACAGTCTTTCCCTTCCATTCACTGGATGCCGCATCCATAGCAAGTACAAAATCTTTTCCCGGTTCATAACCGACTTTTTTAACTGCCTCTAAAATCAGTTCAATCGCTTCTTCATCACTGGACAAATCCGGTGCAAATCCGCCTTCATCACCAACAGAGGTAGCAAGACCCTTGTCCTTTAAAATCTTAGCCAGTCCATGGAATACCTCCGTACACTGACGAAGCCCTTCTTTAAAGCTTTTTGCTCCTACGGGCATTATCATAAATTCCTGCACATCTACTGTATTGGCAGCATGAGCTCCACCATTTAATATATTCATCATAGGTACCGGCAGTACATTACCGGAGGAGCCTCCTAAAAATTTATAAAGGGGAAGCTTTAAAGCTGTTGCTGCTGCTCTTGCTGCTGCTATAGAAACTGCAAGTATTGCATTAGCACCAAGATTTGACTTGTCTTTTGTTCCGTCCAGAGCAATCATGGCAGCATCTATTTCATAAATATCCCCGGCGTTCTTACCCTTTAGGGCTGTATTGATTTTATCATTGATATTGGTAACCGCTTTTAAGACCCCTTTGCCTCCAAAGCGTTCTCTATCACCGTCTCTTAATTCCAGTGCTTCAAATATTCCTGTGGAAGCACCGCTTGGAGCCGCACCCCTTCCCACAGTTCCATCTGTCAAAATGACTTCTGCTTCTACCGTCGGATTACCTCTGGAATCAATAATCTCTCTACCAAGTACTTTTTTTATCTCTAAATAACTCATGCAAATAGCTCCTCTCTTGTTATCTTCCGTAACCATATAAACATAAATTAACATTTTCTAACTTATGGATAAAGACCGTTAATAAAGTTATTTTCATTAACTTAGTTAAAGCATATCACACATTGTTAAATATTTCAATATTAATATTGATAATCAATATCATTAATGTGCGGTATTATAATACTATTGTCATTCAAATAGACTATCCACTAAACATATTTGTTTGCAATAGCTTACCAACGGCCATTCATTTATTTTATTTAACAATAATTTTCTTAATGATAAAACTATTGCTGTAATAATCAATAATTTCTTCCTCTTTTAGTCGTTTTAGTTCACGTATCATTGCACTTCTATTGACGCATAAAAATTCTGCCATCTCTTTCCGGTTTAAGGGAGAGCGGACTGTCGTCTTATTGCTTTTCTCCATTAAAAGAGCCAGATAGGTTAATAT
The nucleotide sequence above comes from Anaerocolumna cellulosilytica. Encoded proteins:
- the eno gene encoding phosphopyruvate hydratase, translated to MSYLEIKKVLGREIIDSRGNPTVEAEVILTDGTVGRGAAPSGASTGIFEALELRDGDRERFGGKGVLKAVTNINDKINTALKGKNAGDIYEIDAAMIALDGTKDKSNLGANAILAVSIAAARAAATALKLPLYKFLGGSSGNVLPVPMMNILNGGAHAANTVDVQEFMIMPVGAKSFKEGLRQCTEVFHGLAKILKDKGLATSVGDEGGFAPDLSSDEEAIELILEAVKKVGYEPGKDFVLAMDAASSEWKGKTVGEYILPKSGKEYTSQELIAHWKNLCEKYPIYSIEDALDEEDWDGWKLLTKELGDKVQLVGDDLFVTNTERLKKGIELGCGNSILIKLNQIGSVSETLDAIKLAHKAGYTAISSHRSGETEDTTIADLAVALNTCQIKTGAPSRSERVAKYNQLLRIEEELGAAAKYPGFQAFNVKR
- the ahpC gene encoding alkyl hydroperoxide reductase subunit C, coding for MSLIGKEVKDFRVQAYVEKDFKEITKDSILGKWSVFFFYPADFTFVCPTELEDLAEKYVDFKKAGCEVYSVSCDTHFVHKAWHDASKTIQKIQYPMLADPTGALARDFEVMIEEVGLSERGSFIVNPEGKIVAYEITAGNIGRNAEELFRKVQAAQFVAEHGDQVCPARWKPGEKTLTPGIDLVGSI
- a CDS encoding DUF4358 domain-containing protein, producing MKRCKKFVKLLSGIMLMGIIVITSSGCKKNENVAVDVKQLGTNLVTEITYEDELSEIDLDTAKNIYEVEEAEITDYSIYVSSGATAEEIAVIGCKDSNSVKIVEEAFETRVENQKTSFQDYVPEELKKLDKAVIIKKGNYVVFSVSNDDTKAKDIINNSLK
- a CDS encoding GDSL-type esterase/lipase family protein, encoding MDMKIRRRVWKKRRRRRELRRRIIIAVGMLLLMAAIILGGMYWMSKKGNQNTSPGPSGIPGIENHIDENAAKEPTLEYEPNQESGNGEDPLDTGKNSPQGDVDKETESTNKEEDGKGKDGKGKDGKGEDEKGEDGKDEDNKEEVVGEDTGTEFYEADESYFDDVLFIGDSRTAGFEMYSGLNNATFFADKGIDVNNIYEKTPIKQKGKNVTILEALKGKTFGKIYIMLGVNELGWVYDSIFIEKYSKLIDDIQQIQPKAKIVIESIIHVTKEKSDADKIYTNKIINSRNKLIKKMAEDKKIYYLDVNEVLTDKDGSLYADASKDGIHLNKQYCLILKEFLMKNTIK
- a CDS encoding SDR family NAD(P)-dependent oxidoreductase, whose product is MKKYVVISGASRGLGFYLAQKYLEDGHIVFAGAREEYPIKLIELKKTYPNSLILLQMDVTDTTSIENATRKTLEFTDKIDVLINNAGIHSESSFEVLEKTNLDDCLSVYDVNSIGPLRTVKAFLPLLRNGSHSKVINISSESGSIGSCQREKEFDYCMSKAALNMGSKLLFNYLKKDAIGVLAIQPGWMRTDMGGQKADLDPYETACKLVSLFNRIEDINHPIFIDNEGNSLRW
- a CDS encoding DHHW family protein; this encodes MMKKLIKYPFIGIFSFFVFGVMLLGIIKKDTEFSVLENRYLTAKPQLTLKKILDTSFETEYETYLNEQFPFRNEWVNLKAASEAAIGKSENNGIIKGKNGYLFDKQITINKQFEKNKQELIKFTRQIDIPVQIALVPNSYAVLSQEVPEIMPNFNQEEAMNAFYAEIIDMDLDSIDMFKTLNEHRNEYIYYRTDHHWTTLGAYYGYEAYCRARGLKPITKQELKSIEIPDFYGTYYSKYKGKGIAPDTITYYEIPIETMIIDKEQKSSLYDIEKAETHDKYSMFLYGNNPLTIIRSKEAKASDKVEKKLLVIKDSYANSFIPYLTYHFDEIYVVDLRYYTGAIHTLIQDNKINEVLVLYNFDTFMSDNNVYRINKQ
- a CDS encoding MBOAT family O-acyltransferase, with protein sequence MLFSSLLFLFQFMPIFFLIYYILPVKWRNSFLFIASIIFYGWGEPRFLVLIFTSISINYISGRLIEHYDDSKIKNHLKKRKAVFLLSLLYNVGTLLLFKYANFIIENINQVLHLDMTTLDITLPLGISFYTFQIISYVIDVYRRDIKAEGSFINLGVYLSLFPQLIAGPIVVYKDIAAELKSRSSTLEQIEEGLKIFVLGLGAKVLIANNVGKLWEELGSLGYSNLSMPLAWLGIIAYTLQIYFDFSGYSLMAIGLGKMMGFQFPINFNYPYISKSITEFWRRWHITLSSWFRDYIYIPLGGSRKGRLCTFINLFLVWSITGLWHGASWNFILWGIYFFILLLIEKLFLKKWLDKSAVISRVYTLLLVCIGWMIFAITDFNELGQFMRSAFSFQIEAGGKLFLYYLKNYLAIISMGIFLSMPVFRRWFEKHKKGCIANIILTLILLLSVAYLVDASYNPFLYFRF
- a CDS encoding LysM peptidoglycan-binding domain-containing protein, which produces MKRLQKAGVVIAAAFLSITLSSQSAMAASYTIQPKDSLYKISVLFKTTVSTLKKNNNLKSNNIKPGQKLKLNAKTYTVKKGDTLNKIAKKHKITLANLKKANNKKSNLIKPGQKLLLPGIKTSAKTTTTASTMSLQSTAAQSKAATTSTSAATTSTSAAKTSASSNDVISYTSAELDLLARLITAEATGQPYNAMVGIGGVVVNRVQSKEWPDSISKVINHIAGGYYQFTPVKNGYIKKPASAISIKAAKAALKGSDPSNGAMFYFDDSSTNDWLWSKPITARYGAMVFVK